Part of the Desulfobacterales bacterium genome is shown below.
GTGCAGATTATATCACAGGGCAGGTTATCCACGTCAGTGGAGGAATGTTTATATAATTGAAGGAGGAGCATTGCATGGCTATCGTCGATAAAGTAAAAAAAATCATTGCCGAAAAATTGAGTGTCGATTTGGAGGAGGTCGTGCCTGAAGCATCGTTTGTCGATGATTTGGGAGCCGATTCACTGGACCTGGTTGAACTGATCATGTCCATGGAAGAAGAATTCGATATCGATATCTCGGATGAAGATGCGGAAAAAATGGTGTCAGTTAAAGATGCCATCAATTACATTAACAAACGCTCATAACCGATCGGGCAGGGTTCTTCAGATACATGACGGTTAAGCGGAAATGTTGATGCAATATATGTTGTCCGAATAAGGCTTTTTGGGGAACGGCTCAACACCCTGTTCCGGAAAGAGCCTTATTTGGGCCACTGATTTGTGAAGTGCCGTTAACTGCGTGCATTATACCTATATTCAAGTTCAGTGGCACTTATACCTCTATAGCAAGCACATTTTTCTTCAGTTATTATCTCA
Proteins encoded:
- the acpP gene encoding acyl carrier protein; translated protein: MAIVDKVKKIIAEKLSVDLEEVVPEASFVDDLGADSLDLVELIMSMEEEFDIDISDEDAEKMVSVKDAINYINKRS